Proteins found in one Cheilinus undulatus linkage group 9, ASM1832078v1, whole genome shotgun sequence genomic segment:
- the c9h11orf96 gene encoding uncharacterized protein C11orf96 homolog: MAAVRQMVMEASGFHVLPAHLMASAMEEFPQQLPVPKGPARGKSRSRRSREARFKTQPVTFAEIAEVEEEGSSPLEEEKARRSFLQSLENLRRSTQTLHCPAAHHSCTPTPTQASLDSSDSDSTQ, encoded by the coding sequence ATGGCTGCTGTACGTCAGATGGTTATGGAGGCCTCTGGCTTCCACGTCCTCCCAGCTCACCTTATGGCCTCGGCCATGGAGGAGTTCCCCCAGCAGCTGCCGGTCCCCAAGGGCCCAGCCAGAGGGAAGAGCCGCTCCCGCAGATCTCGAGAGGCCCGCTTCAAAACCCAGCCAGTCACCTTCGCTGAGATTGCAGAGGTAGAAGAGGAAGGTTCCTCACccctggaggaggagaaggcaCGCCGCTCCTTCCTGCAGTCTTTGGAGAACCTGCGGCGGAGCACACAGACCCTCCACTGCCCAGCTGCTCACCACAGCTGCACCCCCACTCCCACACAGGCCAGTCTGGACTCCAGTGACTCCGACTCCACCCAGTGA